Proteins encoded together in one Sphingomonas radiodurans window:
- a CDS encoding restriction endonuclease subunit S produces MTKLPAGWARSTLGRIGTLYTGQSPSADTVNQDGHGITYITGPEQWDGSGFHKPKWTTDPRRTVPEGCIFITVKGGGVGKTFPGIPSAIGRDIYAYEPSPELDFQFILRTIAYRASEIIEQAQGDIPGLSKHHIENYSAAIPPVSEQRRIMTRLDDVGARIDLARNELRRISPLVDQYRLNLLRSAFRGELTADFRGQQELEPVAVLLSKTEQPDPARGGRQPTNEIIAGRGGISVNNPGTALPAGWDWVPLLRIARQETGHTPSRSHPEYWDGDVQWVGIPDANRNHGGVIDGTIQTINAAGLANSSARLLPAGTVVLSRTASVGYVAIMGREMATSQDFVTWTCSPALDPKYLMYALLSEGDEIREFGRGTTHTTIYFPEIRAFNIKLAPLTEQREIIRLVEDALARIDALAREVERSLQLVAKAEQRILAKAFAGQLVKQDPDDEAADNLLERIQSLRIKTVADAPKRPKARLVKTDPKQAILKDSADWPAKGLAFEAIAQRIVLPYGDVRDALFELLSDTSPKLSQVFDKDEEQMLLRRATS; encoded by the coding sequence ATGACGAAGCTTCCAGCCGGCTGGGCCCGCTCCACGCTCGGTCGCATCGGCACTCTTTATACGGGACAATCGCCGAGCGCCGATACCGTCAATCAGGACGGGCACGGAATCACGTATATCACCGGGCCGGAGCAATGGGACGGAAGCGGGTTTCACAAGCCAAAATGGACGACCGATCCGCGTCGGACCGTGCCCGAGGGCTGCATCTTCATCACCGTCAAAGGCGGCGGCGTCGGCAAGACCTTTCCGGGTATTCCGTCCGCTATTGGACGCGATATCTATGCCTATGAACCCAGCCCTGAATTGGACTTCCAGTTCATTTTGCGGACAATCGCTTATCGCGCAAGCGAGATCATAGAACAGGCCCAGGGCGACATCCCGGGGCTTTCAAAGCATCACATTGAAAACTATTCGGCCGCAATCCCACCCGTATCGGAACAGCGCCGCATTATGACGAGGCTGGACGATGTCGGCGCACGCATCGATCTTGCGCGCAACGAACTTCGCCGGATTTCGCCTTTGGTCGATCAGTATCGGCTCAATCTTCTGCGCTCTGCTTTCCGCGGAGAGCTCACGGCAGATTTTCGTGGTCAACAGGAACTCGAACCCGTCGCTGTTCTGCTTTCGAAAACGGAGCAGCCCGACCCGGCTCGTGGCGGGCGGCAGCCGACTAACGAAATTATCGCGGGCAGAGGCGGCATATCGGTCAACAATCCGGGCACTGCTCTCCCTGCCGGCTGGGACTGGGTTCCGCTATTGCGTATTGCTCGCCAGGAGACCGGACACACGCCAAGCCGGTCGCACCCCGAATATTGGGACGGCGACGTACAGTGGGTCGGGATTCCGGACGCCAACCGCAACCATGGCGGTGTTATCGATGGGACAATTCAGACGATCAATGCCGCTGGGCTTGCCAATTCGTCAGCGCGCCTTCTCCCGGCAGGAACGGTTGTCCTCTCGCGTACGGCCTCGGTTGGGTACGTCGCTATCATGGGCCGCGAAATGGCGACTAGCCAGGATTTCGTGACCTGGACCTGCAGCCCCGCCCTCGATCCCAAGTATTTGATGTACGCTCTGCTGTCCGAGGGCGACGAGATCCGCGAATTTGGGCGGGGAACGACCCATACGACGATCTATTTTCCCGAGATTAGGGCGTTCAACATCAAACTCGCACCGCTGACGGAGCAGCGGGAAATCATCCGGCTGGTCGAGGATGCCTTGGCCCGCATCGACGCGCTCGCCCGCGAGGTCGAACGATCGTTGCAGCTGGTCGCCAAGGCGGAACAGCGCATCCTTGCCAAAGCATTCGCAGGGCAGCTGGTTAAACAGGACCCCGACGATGAAGCCGCCGACAATTTACTGGAACGCATCCAGTCGCTGCGAATCAAAACTGTTGCCGACGCGCCAAAGCGTCCGAAAGCGAGACTAGTGAAAACGGATCCCAAGCAGGCCATCTTGAAGGACAGCGCCGATTGGCCCGCGAAGGGGCTTGCGTTCGAAGCAATCGCTCAGCGGATAGTGCTGCCCTATGGCGATGTGCGTGACGCCTTGTTCGAGCTGCTGAGCGACACGTCGCCCAAATTATCACAGGTGTTCGACAAGGATGAAGAGCAGATGCTGCTCAGAAGGGCGACATCATGA
- a CDS encoding restriction system-associated AAA family ATPase yields MRLRLLKIERSGTGGGLFDGTEIWFGRDDNGKTDEPLAPLCMIGPNGSGKSQFLQLIAEIFQAAWHAHDPAEERRSANDEILFDLEYVIRPPSSKVFQTARLVRALKGKKPGPIELFLEDGNTISAGDSAFGQFLPTLIIGYTSGDNETLSLPFLASRSGYARDVAKAARQAGAGAVLDNRLMLIDYGTNLEVLFSNLMLGSDSVRTELLRHARLGDLASCRCIVRLAHPAVPKIPKKKRVSSRKGIQLTEELETVIANLQRIATCWHVDDKTETYTFDFLITEATRQAFAHFWSDAFSLYRSLHKLALLNDLAIPRPARKRFDKAVKERRFASRLPEPQQEDMVFSFEEVRFWPEKSRSNPVDYVSLSDGEHQQALILGTYAMIADTNALFLLDEPESHFNPKWRVEFVQQLMKMVGKRGNQEFLLTTHAPFVPSDMPRDQVMIFSRDEKTGKFAVRDPQIETFGTTFDRILESCFGIRPPNSHIAEKEIEKLLKSNNVAEIEEAFQDLGPSIGKALLADHLRKLKNQA; encoded by the coding sequence ATGAGGCTGCGGCTGCTCAAGATCGAGCGCTCGGGAACAGGTGGCGGCCTGTTTGACGGCACGGAAATCTGGTTCGGTCGCGACGATAACGGCAAGACGGACGAACCTCTCGCGCCCTTGTGCATGATCGGTCCGAACGGATCCGGGAAGTCGCAATTCCTCCAGCTGATTGCGGAGATTTTTCAGGCTGCGTGGCACGCGCATGACCCTGCCGAGGAGCGGCGCAGCGCCAACGACGAGATTCTGTTCGATCTTGAATATGTCATCCGGCCTCCCAGTTCAAAGGTCTTCCAGACAGCACGCCTCGTGCGGGCGCTGAAGGGGAAGAAGCCCGGACCGATCGAATTGTTTCTTGAGGACGGCAATACGATCTCGGCGGGAGATTCCGCGTTCGGCCAATTTCTACCGACATTGATCATCGGCTACACGTCGGGTGACAATGAAACACTGAGCCTACCGTTCCTTGCCAGCAGAAGCGGATATGCTCGCGACGTGGCCAAAGCCGCGCGGCAGGCAGGCGCGGGAGCAGTTCTCGACAACCGGTTGATGCTTATCGACTATGGCACTAACCTCGAGGTGTTGTTCTCCAACCTCATGCTGGGCTCCGACTCTGTCCGGACGGAGCTACTTCGGCATGCCCGCCTTGGCGACCTCGCATCCTGCCGTTGCATAGTGCGCCTTGCCCACCCTGCCGTTCCGAAAATTCCGAAGAAGAAACGCGTCTCGTCTCGCAAGGGCATCCAGCTCACCGAGGAACTCGAAACGGTCATCGCCAATCTTCAACGCATCGCGACCTGTTGGCACGTCGATGACAAGACCGAGACCTACACCTTCGACTTCTTGATCACAGAGGCCACCCGGCAAGCGTTCGCCCACTTCTGGTCCGATGCCTTCTCGCTTTACCGTTCGCTGCACAAGCTCGCTTTGCTCAACGATCTCGCTATCCCGCGGCCGGCGCGAAAGCGGTTCGACAAGGCCGTAAAGGAGCGGCGCTTTGCGTCTAGGCTCCCCGAGCCCCAGCAGGAGGACATGGTGTTCAGCTTCGAGGAAGTCAGGTTCTGGCCCGAGAAGTCCAGGTCCAACCCTGTCGACTATGTCTCGCTCTCAGACGGCGAACATCAGCAAGCGTTGATCCTCGGCACGTACGCCATGATCGCCGACACTAATGCTCTGTTCCTGCTCGATGAGCCGGAATCCCATTTTAACCCCAAATGGCGCGTCGAATTCGTCCAGCAATTGATGAAGATGGTCGGGAAGCGCGGCAATCAGGAATTTCTGCTGACGACGCACGCCCCGTTCGTGCCGTCGGACATGCCAAGAGACCAAGTGATGATTTTCTCGAGGGATGAGAAGACAGGCAAATTTGCGGTCCGTGATCCACAGATCGAGACTTTCGGAACGACATTCGACCGCATTCTCGAAAGTTGTTTTGGGATCCGCCCGCCCAATTCGCACATTGCAGAGAAGGAAATCGAGAAACTGCTCAAGTCGAACAATGTCGCGGAGATCGAGGAGGCGTTCCAGGACCTTGGTCCCTCGATCGGGAAAGCCCTTCTGGCCGATCATCTGCGGAAGCTGAAAAACCAGGCCTAA
- a CDS encoding helix-turn-helix domain-containing protein, whose translation MDLVQLLGANVRRQRKLKGMSQEELSLRADMKRSYVSDLERGTRNPSVRALGRLADALGVEASSLLRPGE comes from the coding sequence ATGGATCTGGTGCAACTCCTCGGCGCGAACGTGCGTCGCCAGCGAAAGCTGAAGGGGATGTCGCAGGAGGAGCTGTCGCTGCGCGCTGATATGAAGCGCAGCTATGTCAGCGACCTTGAGCGGGGCACGAGAAACCCGTCGGTGCGGGCGCTTGGGCGATTAGCGGACGCGCTGGGCGTCGAGGCGTCATCGCTGCTGCGTCCGGGCGAGTGA